Below is a genomic region from Canis lupus familiaris isolate Mischka breed German Shepherd chromosome 25, alternate assembly UU_Cfam_GSD_1.0, whole genome shotgun sequence.
TTGGAGAAATGCTTCTTTCCACCGATGTTCATTACACATCCATTTAGGTATTATGTTTTTAGAAAGTAGgaggaaagataaaaacaaaacaaaaaacaacccaaaacaaacaaaaaacaaccagaaaatggAACCTGAAATAatcaacagaaaatatttttgaaagcaaaTCTGATGCTGGAGTCTTAATTTGATTATTACATCAAACTCCAGCAATCCTTGATTGAAAGTAAATTACATCATCTCGCATGATGCTTAATGGCAAAATTAGCTGAGAAAAATGGTGACATTAATagccataataaaaaaatatcataaattacTAATTACATTTAGTCAACAAACAGGGTTATTAAATAATACTTCCCAAATACAACAGGTAGCATTTCTAATGAATAGCTGGGTTTTACATAACACCTCTCTTTATCCTGAGTGAATTTGTAAcaaggttcatttatttatttttaaagattttattttttaaatattttatttattcgttcatgagagagagagaggcagagactcaggcagagggataagcaggctccaagccatcgagcccgacatgggactcaatcccgggactccaggatcacgccctgggccgaaggcgatgctaaacagctgagccaccagggctgctctcaAGGTTCATTTAAAATAAGGCACAGAACATGTCTGTCTTTCCCTGGTTTAAACGGTTAATCAGTAATGACTCAGATACAAAGTACCAGGACTCTTAGGGAAATACCATAGTTTTAGGACAGGTgttctcaacctttttttttttttttctttttcctttttctgttggCAGCTCATTCATattataagggaaaagaaaaggactgGAGTCCAGTGAACAAAAtactaatgatttttaaaaactgaggtaGAAAATAGCCAAATGATAACAGCTGGGAATTACAAAAGTACAAAACAtttcataaacataaaatatcacATAATCCTAAAAAAAGGTAGTTAGTGGAAGAAGAGCAATAATTAAGAATAGTTAACATGTCTCAATATAACACTGAGGACACACTAGCAGGAAAGCAACCTTCTTGAATATTATGGAAATTCCAACTGCCTGCATGTGTGCATATAGAGTAAGAATCTGTAAAGTTGCCAACAGTTGGTGGCATTGCACAACAGAGTGGAGTCCTGAATTAGAATCCTCAGTTATTTGTGGTAATGCAATAATCTTAGTCTATGAATACCAAATTTAGTAATAAGCCTTAATAACTCATTCAGCAGGTTACTACTAAGAAGCACTTAGTTGCCAGTAAAAATCCATCTATGAAATTGGCTTCATTCatatataagtataaaaaatGAGTCTTGCATTTTTCCATGAAGGGAGCTCTCAAAGCCCATGAATTTGCTTTATTACAAGACTGATTTAGGGAACCCAGTGTCTGACATAGAGCTCAAAATAGACAATGTAGTGAGTGTATGGAcctaaaatatacagaaagaaaataagcatgtGTGATTAATATCTGAtttcataaaaacatataaagtacAATTTCATTGATCTGATGTAAGTTTTGATACATTTTAGTATGAATTGATTTCTCAAAGCATATAACGAATTCATTCCTTTAATCACTTCAGtgatattaaaattgtttttgattcATAAAAACCTTACAAAATTACTGCAAAACATTTCAATGTTTTTTGTTGATCTTTAGATGTGTGAATTTACAAATCAAAGATGTATCAGCTTTTTTTTAGTAAAGGCAATCACACCACAGCAAACATTCTAAACTTTTATctgaatttagaaataatttcagcTATGAACATAACAAATCTAACAATTTGTATTTCACTTAGGAGCAAGTGTGGTGCACTATACTATGTCAGCATCTAATGCAGTGGCAGAGTTAGGATATGACaagaattaaatggaaaaggCCTGAAGAAAGGTTAGGTAAGCCATTTTTACCAATGAAAGCATTGTGTCCCTTTGTGAATGGCACGGTGTGGTGAAATGGGGTGGATAACGGATCTTGGGGAGATGCAAAAGGACTTCGAAAAAGCCTGGCATCTTCCAGAGAATAAAATTAGAATGTTTGTTGAAACCACTTTGTCCttaatttcagtaatttctcATTACTTACTTTTAGCAGCTAATGAGAAGGATGGAAATTACTGCAGAATGACTGAAATTTTAGTATACCTGGTATTACAGCACCCTCTATCACATGATcatatatatacagaacatttacATGTAGTAGTCACTTTAATGTGGGCAATATTCACTTACGTACAGCTTTCCCGGTTCTAGGGCTTAATACTTTCCAGCAAAGGGGCCAAAGGCCTATACATTTTTCCAGTTCTAGTTTCATCACTCTCTCTCCTGTAATAGCGAAGAGCATTAATGACAAAGCAATCCTGAGCTCTAAATTCTTCCAGGTGTGCGTCTAGTGCCAACAGCTTAAATGTCAGGGGAGAATTTTTTCAAAGCTATTATTATCCAGCTCTACCCCCCGGGTCCTTCCCAGTAGAAACTCCGGGTTTTAAGGCCAATGTGTTTTAAGAAGCCTTTCGGGGACTTGTGAGGCAAGCTCAACTTTAAGAATCACTGCtatagaagaaatgaacagacgcTAATGTACAAATTCTGAAGGAAACGTATCTCGCTTTCACTATACACACCGATATTCAGTTAAAACGTCATTCCAATAAAACACAATCTCATGCTTGCTACCTAACGGTGTCGTCAGGCCTACAAGCTTCCAGGGAAACCTAGGTTGTCACTAAGAATTCAGTATCAGGGAAGAATTCACCTCGATTTTGCAGACTTCGGGGAAATTACGTTTCCTCTGGCTATCTAAAAGAAATGTGCCGTGCCCACAAACCCAAATTCAGCCTGAGCATTTCTGAGGCTTTGTCTGGGAAATGTCCTTagcctctttgtttttttaaatgtttcaggcttttatttaaaatctagttaacatacagtgtaacagtTTCAGCAGAATTTAGTAATTCTGgcctttttttaaagcaaaattccCACTAAGTCCTACGCTTCCCGATGGGCTCCCAACACGCCCAGCGCCCGCCCAGCGCCCAGCGCCCGCCACGGCCTTAAAGCGTGACAAGAAACAAAAGCTTTTCTATCAGAGGACAAGCTAAGCCGCCAAGTCTGTGCGACCGTCCGAGCAAGGGGAAGTGCTCCGCTCCTGACAGACGGGGACACTCACGGGGCGGGACTGGAGCAGCTCGGGAACAAGGCAGTGGAAACATAAACACAGGGACACGTTTTTTCTGGGCTTAACTCTAGAGAAAGAAATCCATTTCCTCTCCATTTTGGGATTGGGAACACACAGCGACTCCCCCACACAGACCCCTCTTCAACGTCCCGGGAAGTGTGCGGGGgacccggcggggcggggcgggggcgcgggggcctcCCTTcccggggggggggagggggggcgagaAAAAACCGCAAGGGCCGAGGTTTCTCTGGAAGGTTCCGAGAGAAAAGTGCGCGCGCCCCTTCTCGGGCGGTGGGAGACGCGGCACCAGATGGCGCTGCCGCACCGAGAGCCGCAGCCTGGGCGACCACGGGGGCGGAAAGAGGCGTCACCGGATCCTTCTCTTCGTGTCCCTCGCCGGAAATGCGCGCTGGCGCCAGCCGCTGGTCCCGGATATTAAGCCTTCTGGAGAGTTcccgcgcgggggcggggctagGACCGGAACCGAACGGCGCCCGTCGGGCCTCGGGGCGGAAGCCCCAGGCGGTACCAGCAGGGCCGGCCCTGCGTGCGCGCGCCTCTTCACGGCGGGagcgcggggctggggggcggtgGAGAgcgtggggggcggggcctcgccaGGCGCCTGCGCACTTTGGGGACGTAGTCGCCGTCGGCGTGTGCGTCTTTCTCCATCTTTGTACGTTTGCTGGCCTTGCGAGGCGGAAGTGGTGACGTagtcgtttttttgttttgtgtggtttcccccccccccccccctctcccgcCCACAGGGTTTGGGTTTCTAGCTGTGAGTCAGGCTTCTGGAAGTCATTGTGGAAAGTTAAGGGTACATGAGGTAAAAACTCGAGCTGTATTTTCCTCTTGACTCTAAAGCGATCCAAATGTTTGGTGGGCGCGGTCCCAGTGCTGGTACGGACCCAGCTTTTCCCTCTAAATCTCTGGACCGGCCTGATTCCACCCACTCTGCTTCTTTGAGCGTCAATCATTAGGCGGTAGGGATGTCACAAGGGAGCGCAGGCAAATTGTTCTGCGGAACCCGACACAGTTATTTAAGGAAGCGTGCTTTCGCTTTTTTAATAGTGCTTTTCAAGAATTGAAGGAGTTCAGTCgacttaatttttctgtttttgtccgtgtaaacattttatattgtGCTTTTTGGTGGTATAGTCCTGGTCCTCATCACACTTTGCGAGCTTCAGGAAGGCTGCGGGCACACAGCATGCCAAAGGAGGAGTCTGCCCCTTCTCCATTTTTGCCAAGTAGAGGCAAACcacttggatggatggatgggccgTAGTGACTAGTGAGGagtgctctgttttgtttttagctgcaGCAGCAGGGAAACAACGAATGTCGCAGAAGCAAATCTGTATCCGTCCTGTTTTAATTTTAGATTGTAACTCCAGAAGTGTCAGCTGCAAGGTGCTTGGTTCTCCCAAGGAATTTGTTCAGCTCTGGTAAACACTTATCCCTGTGTT
It encodes:
- the LOC111092485 gene encoding uncharacterized protein LOC111092485 isoform X3, encoding MEKDAHADGDYVPKARARRAGPAGTAWGFRPEARRAPFGSGPSPAPARELSRRLNIRDQRLAPARISGEGHEEKDPVTPLSAPVVAQAAALGERVMKLELEKCIGLWPLCWKVLSPRTGKAVPILLLQNFTAEVLGQNPCLQNSGLSFTCIHVP